The following are encoded in a window of Thiohalobacter sp. IOR34 genomic DNA:
- the soxB gene encoding thiosulfohydrolase SoxB codes for MTISRREFLQMLAVASASGIYLAGCESGFQTQKLPTGIKPNKMSSTLYEIPSFGNVSLLHYTDCHAQLMPIYFREPSINLGIGSMRGRPPHLVGKHFLKKYGIQAGTPEAYAFTYIDFVEAARKFGKVGGFAHLASLVKKIRAQRPGSVLLDGGDTWQGSATSLWTNAQDMVDAQLLLGVDVMTPHWEMTFGAERVSEIIEKDFKDKIDFVAQNIVDKDWGEQVFKPYVIREINGVPTAIIGQAFPYTPIANPRYMIPDWSFGIRDEHMQEMVDKARGEGAQVVVVLSHNGMDVDLKMASRVTGIDAIMGGHTHDAIPQPVLVDNAGGKTLVTNAGSNGKYLAVLDLDVRDGKVRDYRYHLLPVFANMLEPDPQMAAYVDKVRAPYKDKLNEELATTDTLLYRRGNFNGTFDQLICDALIEEMGAEISLSPGFRWGVSLLPGSPITFEDVMTQTAITYPSVTLNNMSGTRIKEVLEDVADNLFNEDPYYQQGGDMVRVGGLKYEIDPTARIGKRITHMELNGKPIEANKEYVVAGWASVAQPLDTRPVWDVVANYLRSKKTVNITELNVPKLKNVEGNPGLALA; via the coding sequence ATGACCATATCGCGCCGTGAATTCTTGCAGATGCTTGCCGTCGCCAGCGCTTCCGGCATCTATCTCGCAGGGTGCGAATCCGGTTTCCAGACCCAGAAGCTGCCGACCGGCATCAAGCCCAACAAGATGTCGAGCACACTCTATGAGATCCCCAGCTTCGGCAATGTCTCGCTGCTGCACTACACGGACTGTCATGCCCAGCTGATGCCCATCTATTTCCGCGAGCCGAGCATCAATCTCGGCATCGGCAGCATGCGCGGCCGGCCGCCCCACCTGGTCGGCAAGCATTTCCTGAAAAAATACGGAATCCAGGCCGGCACTCCCGAGGCCTACGCCTTCACCTACATCGATTTCGTCGAGGCAGCGCGCAAGTTCGGCAAGGTTGGCGGCTTCGCCCATCTGGCCAGTCTGGTCAAGAAGATCCGTGCCCAGCGCCCGGGCTCGGTGCTGCTGGACGGTGGCGACACCTGGCAGGGCTCGGCCACCTCGCTGTGGACCAACGCCCAGGACATGGTCGACGCCCAGTTGCTGCTCGGCGTCGACGTGATGACGCCGCACTGGGAGATGACCTTCGGCGCCGAGCGGGTCAGCGAGATCATCGAGAAGGACTTCAAGGACAAGATCGACTTCGTTGCCCAGAACATCGTCGACAAGGACTGGGGCGAGCAGGTCTTCAAGCCCTACGTGATCCGCGAGATCAACGGCGTGCCGACCGCCATCATCGGCCAGGCCTTTCCCTACACCCCGATCGCCAACCCCCGCTACATGATCCCGGACTGGAGCTTCGGCATCCGCGACGAGCACATGCAGGAGATGGTCGACAAGGCCCGTGGCGAGGGCGCCCAGGTCGTGGTGGTACTGTCGCACAACGGCATGGACGTCGACCTGAAGATGGCCAGCCGGGTAACCGGCATCGATGCCATCATGGGCGGCCACACCCACGACGCCATTCCGCAGCCGGTTCTGGTCGACAATGCCGGCGGCAAAACCCTGGTCACCAATGCCGGCTCCAACGGCAAGTACCTGGCGGTGCTCGACCTCGATGTCAGGGACGGCAAGGTCCGCGACTACCGCTACCACCTGCTGCCGGTGTTCGCCAACATGCTGGAGCCCGATCCGCAGATGGCCGCCTATGTCGACAAGGTCCGCGCCCCGTACAAGGACAAGCTGAACGAGGAACTGGCGACCACCGACACCCTGCTCTACCGCCGCGGCAACTTCAACGGCACCTTCGACCAACTGATCTGCGACGCGCTGATCGAGGAAATGGGCGCCGAGATCTCCCTCTCGCCCGGCTTCCGCTGGGGCGTCAGCCTGTTGCCCGGCTCGCCCATCACCTTCGAAGACGTAATGACCCAGACCGCCATCACCTACCCCTCGGTGACGCTCAACAACATGAGCGGCACGCGGATCAAGGAGGTGCTGGAGGACGTCGCCGACAACCTGTTCAACGAGGATCCCTACTACCAGCAGGGTGGCGACATGGTACGGGTCGGCGGCCTCAAGTACGAGATCGACCCCACCGCCCGCATCGGCAAGCGGATCACCCACATGGAACTGAACGGCAAGCCGATCGAGGCCAACAAGGAATACGTGGTCGCCGGCTGGGCCAGCGTTGCGCAGCCCCTGGACACCCGTCCCGTATGGGACGTGGTGGCGAACTACCTGCGCAGCAAGAAGACCGTGAACATTACCGAACTGAATGTTCCGAAGCTGAAGAACGTGGAAGGCAACCCGGGCCTCGCCCTGGCCTGA
- the soxA gene encoding sulfur oxidation c-type cytochrome SoxA: MKKLLSIVAVLGLVASMPQTASATPQEDLKAFRAYYQQRFPNIPFEDYVNGVYAVDAASRAQWESIEDFPPYELDIDKGKKLFNTPFKNGKTYASCFENEGIGIRQNYPYFDTASGKVVTLESAINDCRVKNGEKPLKWKKGAIAQISAYMAYTSRGKKMNIKVPNDPRAIAAYERGKHHFYAKRGQLNMSCADCHQYNAGNRIRADILSPALGHVTHFPVYRSKWGSLGTLHRRYGGCNKQVRAKPYKAQSDEYRALEYFHSYMSNGLPVNGPGARK; encoded by the coding sequence ATGAAGAAACTCCTGAGCATCGTCGCGGTACTCGGCCTGGTGGCCAGCATGCCGCAGACGGCCAGCGCCACCCCACAGGAAGACCTGAAGGCCTTCCGCGCCTATTACCAGCAACGCTTCCCGAACATTCCGTTCGAGGACTATGTCAACGGCGTCTACGCCGTGGACGCTGCATCGCGCGCGCAGTGGGAATCGATCGAGGACTTCCCGCCCTACGAGCTCGATATCGACAAGGGCAAGAAGCTGTTCAATACGCCATTCAAGAACGGCAAGACCTACGCCAGCTGCTTCGAGAACGAGGGTATCGGCATCCGCCAGAACTACCCCTACTTCGACACCGCCAGTGGCAAGGTGGTCACCCTGGAGAGCGCCATCAACGACTGCCGGGTGAAGAACGGCGAAAAGCCGCTGAAGTGGAAGAAAGGCGCGATCGCCCAGATCTCCGCCTACATGGCCTACACCTCGCGTGGCAAGAAGATGAACATCAAGGTGCCGAACGATCCCCGGGCAATCGCCGCCTATGAGCGTGGCAAGCACCACTTCTATGCCAAGCGTGGCCAGCTGAACATGTCCTGCGCGGACTGCCACCAGTACAACGCCGGCAACCGCATCCGTGCCGATATCCTCAGCCCGGCACTGGGCCACGTGACGCACTTCCCGGTCTACCGTTCCAAGTGGGGCAGTCTCGGCACCCTGCACCGCCGCTACGGAGGCTGCAACAAGCAGGTCCGTGCCAAGCCCTACAAGGCCCAGAGCGACGAGTACCGGGCTCTCGAGTACTTCCACTCCTACATGAGCAACGGGCTGCCGGTCAACGGCCCGGGCGCCCGCAAATAG
- the soxZ gene encoding thiosulfate oxidation carrier complex protein SoxZ yields MANTIKIRAKLSKGVTTVKALISHPMETGQRKDKSTGKLIPAHFIQEVVCEHNGNAVLTAEWGPAISKNPYLSFRFKGASNGDILKLRWVDNKGKSDSIETKIIEVE; encoded by the coding sequence ATGGCTAACACGATCAAGATTCGTGCAAAGCTGTCCAAGGGCGTTACCACGGTGAAGGCTCTCATCAGCCACCCGATGGAAACCGGACAGCGCAAAGACAAGAGCACCGGAAAACTGATTCCGGCCCACTTCATTCAGGAGGTGGTTTGCGAACACAACGGCAACGCGGTACTGACCGCGGAATGGGGTCCGGCCATCTCCAAGAACCCCTACCTGTCGTTCCGCTTCAAGGGGGCCAGCAACGGTGACATCCTGAAACTGCGCTGGGTGGATAACAAGGGCAAAAGCGACTCCATCGAGACCAAGATCATCGAAGTCGAATAA
- the soxY gene encoding thiosulfate oxidation carrier protein SoxY: MKRRTLLKGTLAAGAVSIAAGSGLLTPRTVMAAWPKDAFTATSVDAALNALFGSSALEGSDKIKIKAPDIAENGAVVPVSVSTSIDGIESISIVAEKNANPLTSSYTLGPGTAGYIATRIKMGKTSSVIAVVKAGGKLYSTGKEVKVTIGGCGG; this comes from the coding sequence ATGAAACGCAGAACGTTACTGAAGGGCACTCTCGCTGCCGGCGCCGTCAGCATTGCAGCAGGCAGCGGTCTGCTGACGCCCCGCACCGTCATGGCTGCCTGGCCCAAGGACGCTTTCACCGCCACTTCCGTCGATGCCGCACTGAACGCACTGTTCGGCAGCAGCGCACTGGAGGGCAGTGACAAGATCAAGATCAAGGCGCCGGACATCGCCGAGAACGGTGCCGTGGTGCCGGTCTCCGTCAGCACCAGCATCGATGGCATCGAATCGATCAGCATCGTTGCCGAGAAGAACGCCAACCCCCTGACCTCGTCCTACACCCTGGGGCCGGGCACCGCGGGCTACATCGCCACCCGCATCAAGATGGGCAAGACTTCCAGCGTGATCGCTGTGGTCAAGGCCGGCGGCAAGCTGTACAGCACCGGCAAGGAAGTCAAGGTCACCATCGGCGGCTGCGGCGGCTAG
- the soxX gene encoding sulfur oxidation c-type cytochrome SoxX translates to MRQRSSIISTAASVAVMLGSLALAPTVSAAEAGGAKSVIEQGKEIAFNRKKGNCLACHQIAGGKLPGNIGPPLVAMQARFPDKAKLRAQIWDPTKRNPNTIMPPFGRHKILSESEIDKVVEFIHSL, encoded by the coding sequence ATGCGGCAACGTTCTAGCATCATCTCGACAGCCGCTTCCGTAGCAGTCATGCTCGGAAGCCTGGCACTCGCTCCGACAGTCAGCGCAGCCGAAGCCGGCGGCGCGAAGTCTGTCATCGAACAAGGCAAGGAGATCGCGTTCAACCGCAAGAAGGGCAACTGCCTGGCCTGCCACCAGATCGCCGGCGGCAAGCTGCCCGGCAACATCGGCCCGCCGCTGGTAGCCATGCAGGCCCGCTTCCCGGACAAGGCCAAGCTTCGCGCCCAGATCTGGGATCCGACCAAGAGAAACCCGAACACCATCATGCCGCCGTTCGGCCGGCACAAGATCCTGTCGGAGAGTGAAATCGACAAGGTCGTGGAATTCATCCATTCGCTGTAA
- a CDS encoding M48 family metalloprotease encodes MRTPQRIRTTLAILCLATSLSVPAAPIVLPEIGDPAGATVSPEQERALGEVFMRQLRLSVAFVEDPEITSYVQALGSRLAAAGDGAAQPFTFFVVKDDAINAFAGPGGYIGIHSGLILAARNESELAAVMAHEIAHVTQRHLARAYDSASRMSLPTAAAILAAILIGTQNSEAGMAALMSAQAGSLQQQIDFTRSNEKEADHIGMQTLQQAGFDPLGMPAFFERLQQFTRYYGNRPPPFLSTHPVTSERISDALSRADQMPAAQARNSLAFHLTQAKLRVLDARDPQQLLSYFREPDRPMPAAARRYGLALAALRLGRNEQALQILSSLRKADPDRIAYRTAYSQALRQSHRDDEALAELDRLLKIYPDNLTVIRVYAEALVGTRHFRQARELLTSRLRDGETRDPSLYALLARAETGLGAVAEAHAAMAEYYYLQGQTRTAIEQLTLALKQDDLDFYQVSRVESRLRQLKQEALADQEEHGDTRHTP; translated from the coding sequence GTGAGAACCCCTCAGCGCATCCGCACCACCCTGGCCATCCTGTGCCTGGCCACCAGCCTGTCCGTCCCGGCCGCCCCCATCGTTCTGCCGGAGATCGGCGATCCTGCCGGCGCCACGGTATCGCCGGAACAGGAACGCGCCCTGGGCGAGGTGTTCATGCGCCAGCTGCGCCTCAGCGTGGCCTTCGTCGAGGACCCGGAGATCACCAGCTACGTCCAGGCGCTCGGCAGCCGGCTGGCCGCGGCCGGCGACGGGGCCGCTCAACCCTTCACCTTCTTCGTGGTCAAGGACGACGCCATCAACGCCTTCGCAGGGCCTGGTGGCTACATCGGCATCCACTCCGGTCTGATCCTGGCGGCCCGCAACGAAAGCGAGCTGGCCGCGGTCATGGCCCACGAGATCGCCCACGTCACCCAGCGCCACCTGGCCCGCGCCTACGACAGCGCCAGCCGCATGAGCCTGCCCACGGCGGCCGCCATCCTGGCCGCCATCCTCATCGGCACCCAGAACAGCGAGGCCGGCATGGCCGCCCTGATGTCGGCCCAGGCCGGCAGCCTGCAGCAGCAGATCGACTTCACCCGCAGTAACGAGAAGGAGGCCGACCACATCGGCATGCAGACCCTGCAGCAGGCCGGCTTCGATCCACTGGGCATGCCGGCCTTCTTCGAACGGCTGCAGCAGTTCACCCGTTATTACGGCAACCGCCCGCCACCCTTCCTCAGCACCCACCCGGTCACCTCGGAACGCATCTCCGATGCCCTGTCACGCGCCGACCAGATGCCGGCGGCACAGGCTCGCAACAGCCTGGCTTTCCACCTCACCCAGGCCAAGCTGCGGGTACTCGACGCCCGCGACCCGCAACAGCTGCTGAGCTATTTCCGGGAACCGGACCGGCCGATGCCGGCCGCCGCCCGGCGCTATGGCCTGGCCCTGGCCGCATTGCGGCTTGGCCGGAACGAACAGGCCCTGCAGATCCTCTCCAGCCTGCGCAAGGCCGACCCGGACCGGATCGCCTACCGCACCGCCTACAGCCAGGCCCTGCGCCAGAGTCACCGCGACGATGAGGCCCTGGCAGAGCTGGACCGTCTGCTCAAGATCTACCCCGACAACCTGACGGTGATCCGCGTCTATGCCGAGGCCCTGGTCGGAACCCGTCACTTCCGGCAGGCCCGGGAACTCCTGACATCCCGCCTGCGGGACGGCGAAACCCGCGACCCGAGCCTCTACGCCCTGCTCGCCCGGGCCGAGACCGGGCTGGGCGCCGTCGCCGAGGCCCATGCCGCCATGGCCGAGTACTACTACCTGCAGGGCCAGACAAGAACTGCCATCGAGCAACTGACCCTGGCGCTGAAGCAGGACGATCTGGACTTCTACCAGGTGTCACGGGTCGAATCGCGGCTCCGGCAGCTCAAGCAGGAGGCGCTCGCCGACCAGGAGGAGCACGGCGACACCCGGCATACCCCCTGA
- a CDS encoding rhodanese-like domain-containing protein → MYTVNEIDSQTLAETLAENPQAVRLIDVRSPAEMAQGIIPGSEPLPLHLLPLQADTLLAGDRPLVIYCRSGARSAQACMFLAGRGGNAQRILNLRGGIIDWVRQGNQVVSPEAGRAVG, encoded by the coding sequence ATGTATACAGTCAACGAGATCGACAGTCAGACCCTGGCAGAGACCCTGGCCGAGAATCCGCAGGCGGTTCGGCTGATCGATGTCCGTTCCCCCGCGGAGATGGCGCAGGGGATCATCCCGGGCAGCGAGCCGCTGCCCCTGCATCTGCTGCCGCTGCAGGCGGATACCCTGCTCGCAGGTGACCGGCCGCTGGTCATCTATTGCCGGAGTGGCGCGCGTTCCGCCCAGGCCTGCATGTTCCTTGCGGGGCGCGGTGGGAATGCACAGCGTATCCTCAACCTGCGTGGTGGAATCATCGATTGGGTCCGCCAGGGAAATCAGGTGGTTAGCCCGGAAGCAGGGCGCGCTGTGGGTTGA
- a CDS encoding sulfurtransferase TusA family protein, translated as MANFDDELDASGLNCPLPILRAKKALTALDSGKVLHIIATDPGSVKDFEAFAKQTGNELLESKEEGGKFHFLIKKA; from the coding sequence ATGGCGAATTTCGACGATGAACTGGATGCGTCCGGCCTGAACTGCCCGCTGCCGATCCTGCGTGCCAAGAAGGCGCTGACTGCCCTGGATAGCGGCAAGGTCCTGCATATCATTGCGACCGATCCGGGTTCGGTGAAGGATTTCGAGGCCTTTGCCAAGCAGACCGGCAACGAGCTGCTGGAGTCCAAGGAAGAGGGTGGCAAGTTCCACTTCCTGATCAAGAAGGCCTGA
- a CDS encoding outer membrane protein transport protein: MSDCFQFAARCQFAVAILLAGVASSAQGAGFAIIEQSASSLGNAFAGSAATAADASTLFFNPAGLTRLDRSQLVVAGHIISPTAKFSNNASSTNPSLGGLPLSGGNGGDGGETAFVPNFYYSHPLGGRFVLGIGINAPFGLETRYDRDWVGRYEGVKSELLTLNINPTLAWRATDRLSLGIGIDAQYIDAELSNAVDFGSLCLASSSSSLIPFSIPTATCIGAGITAPQTADGFATMTGDDWSWGYNLGLTYELSDAVRLGLAYRSRINHTLKGNVDYTAPASAAQAALFNAVFTDQKVTARLNLPESLSLSLAWQSHPDLQWLADITWTRWSRFEELRIIGANGSTTLSVVDESWENVLRYALGLNYRYDDRWTLRAGLAFDEEPIPDARHRTPRIPGNDRRWLSAGFSYRLDADTRIDAGYSHLFISDTPINHADSVSNTLSGSYDNSVDILSAQLVWNL, from the coding sequence ATGTCAGATTGCTTCCAGTTTGCCGCCAGATGTCAATTCGCCGTCGCCATTCTGCTGGCAGGCGTCGCCAGTTCGGCACAAGGTGCCGGTTTTGCCATCATCGAACAGAGCGCCAGCAGCCTGGGCAACGCCTTTGCCGGCAGCGCCGCCACGGCGGCGGATGCCAGTACCCTGTTCTTCAACCCCGCCGGCCTGACCCGGCTGGACCGATCGCAGCTGGTAGTGGCGGGCCACATCATTTCGCCGACGGCAAAATTCAGCAACAACGCTTCGTCGACCAACCCGTCGCTCGGCGGCCTGCCGCTCAGCGGCGGCAACGGCGGGGATGGCGGCGAAACCGCATTCGTACCCAACTTCTATTACAGCCATCCGCTCGGCGGACGGTTCGTTCTGGGCATCGGCATCAACGCCCCCTTCGGCCTGGAGACCCGCTACGACCGGGACTGGGTGGGACGCTATGAGGGCGTCAAGTCAGAGCTGTTGACACTCAACATCAATCCGACCCTGGCCTGGCGCGCCACCGACCGCCTGTCGCTCGGCATCGGCATCGACGCCCAGTACATCGATGCCGAACTCAGCAATGCCGTGGACTTCGGCAGCCTCTGCCTGGCAAGTTCCAGCAGCAGCCTCATTCCCTTCAGCATCCCCACCGCCACCTGCATCGGCGCCGGCATCACCGCGCCCCAGACCGCGGACGGCTTCGCCACCATGACCGGTGACGACTGGAGCTGGGGCTACAACCTGGGCCTGACCTACGAGCTCAGCGACGCCGTCCGCCTCGGCCTTGCCTACCGTTCCAGGATCAACCACACCCTGAAGGGCAACGTCGACTACACGGCCCCGGCGTCAGCCGCCCAGGCCGCTCTGTTCAATGCCGTGTTCACCGATCAGAAGGTCACGGCCAGGCTGAATCTGCCGGAGAGCCTTTCCCTGTCGCTGGCCTGGCAGAGCCACCCCGACCTGCAGTGGCTGGCCGACATCACCTGGACCCGCTGGAGCCGCTTCGAGGAACTGCGCATCATCGGCGCCAACGGCAGCACCACCCTGTCGGTGGTCGACGAAAGCTGGGAAAACGTGTTGCGTTACGCCCTGGGCCTGAACTACCGCTACGACGATCGCTGGACCCTGCGCGCCGGCCTGGCCTTCGACGAAGAACCCATCCCCGATGCCCGCCACCGCACGCCGCGCATCCCCGGCAACGACCGGCGCTGGCTCTCGGCCGGCTTCAGCTATCGCCTCGACGCCGACACCCGGATCGATGCCGGCTACTCGCATCTGTTCATCAGCGACACGCCGATCAACCATGCCGACAGCGTCAGCAACACCCTGAGCGGCAGCTACGACAACAGCGTCGACATCCTCAGCGCCCAGCTGGTCTGGAACCTCTGA